A region of the Montipora foliosa isolate CH-2021 chromosome 8, ASM3666993v2, whole genome shotgun sequence genome:
TTGGTGCATGACAACATTATGTCCTGAATAAAATAAAGGGCTTCAATTGTTTATGTAAAGGATACGCGATAGCTGCTCATTGGCACGAAGCCCTGGAACATAAGGAGGCAATACACTCTCAGACTCTCTTGCCAAGTTGCCCAGCAAAACACACAAGATAACAACGAGATACGTCATGGATGATAACGAAGTGATGGTCACTTTCTTGGTCCCGAATTTTTTTATCTGAACCCAGTTTTGCACTAAAAACACAACACCGATTCGGAATTGAGATAGTGCGAAAACCCCGATTAGCATTTCCAAAACCAATCTCCGATTTCAGAAAAAACAAAGTCCTTTTTTCGTAAAACAAGTCCCATTTTGGAAAACACAAAGTCCGATTTTCGCAAACACAAAGTCCgattttcgaaaaacaaagTCCGTTTTTTGCAAACACAAAGTCCGATTTTCGAAAACACAAAGTCCTATTTTCGCAAACAAAAAGTCAAAGTCCGACTTTTGCAAACATGAAGTCCGATTTTCGAAAACACAAAGTCCGATTTTTGAAATAGAAGTCTGATTTTCGCAGAAACCAACTTTGATTTTTagataacaaaaacaaagccccatttagaaaaaaaactaatatgtcccttaaagtgcctatgaagcgaAATTTTTTAATGCGATTTTCGAAAATTGCTGGTTCGAAATGCACCCTTCCAAAGTTTTAGATCCTTACAATGAAAATTGGCGATTTTATGGGCATTCAAATTTGGGCCATTTTGCTTGAAAAGTGTCCGAGAGACTGGGTCGAGTTTTGATGCGAAATTCCGTCTCGTGACGTAATGTTGGGGACAGAAGTTCATGCTTTACACTCGCGATAAGAAACATTCACCAGCTTTTGCGGGAAAAGATGTCTAGCGATTCAGAAATGAGTAGCATTTACCAGTCATCTAGTGACCCCGAGGAAGGAGATTCTGTGGAATCAGAGGATGAAGATATTGGGGTGGTTTACGCTCAAATAACCCCTTATCAAGATGAACCATTAGCcgaagaagaagatgaagaaaatGGAGAACGGAATGAAGAAGAAGATCTGGATGGACTTACGCCTGCAGTGCTTGAGGCAAGATATGAAAGGGAAGTTTCCGTAGAGTCATGGTACGCACTATTCATTGTATTTTTATGCACACACTTTTTTCACCATAGCTTTATCATTTGTTTGCGATAGCCGTGCACGTTGCTTCGGCATTTCACTTTGTGAAATCTCATGGCACCTTTCGCACTGTCCCTGATTGTTCTTCTCTAAATTCAGCGAGAGATTctaggtttcctttttttttttgaagaagcCTTTAAATTGTATATTGCAGTAAAAATTAAATGCACCtgaattttgcaattttgtatGTGTATTCAGGTGCCAATGTGACAGATGCAGCGATCAGCATTTGGTTGGTGCTCTGGAGTTTCGCTGCTGTCGAGAGGTGGTGAGAATGCTTCCGCAAAAATGACGTTTGATGGCTCGATTGAACGAATTAAGTGTATTACAAGACATGATGATTTCTCGGCACTCACAAACAGGACGGTTCTACTCCAAGTCGCCCCATTGCTGAAGGACAAAGATGGACGTTCTTACCGCCGTCGATCTGGTGTAGCAGAAAACGAGTGAGTACAAATGATCAGATCTTGGATTAAAGAGATCTATTTCCCATTACAGTTCTTATTTTGGGCTCATGACTGATTTTCCTTGCAGATTCATTCGCGCAGCTGCCTATCGTTGGACTGTACGCTGGCTTTGTGGGTATATGGGATGGGAAAATACGAGACCTTTACCAGCGTGTATTTATCAGGACTTGAGGACGTGTTATCCGACTCCGCATACACAATCGAGAGGATACAAAACTTCTTAAAACAACACGATCAAACTGTCCCCAtataattaaaaaagaaaaaatacaattGTATCAGACATATCAATaaattcatgtacatgtaacttgcatgttgtgattttgtcttTGTAGTAATACATGTACTACACGCAATTAGTGAAAGTTTGCTGGGCGTTTGATATGTAGTGACGGCCAGATGGTGTCAAGATCGAGCTGTAACTAAGAAGAAAGTACTTTTTCTCTTACTCTAACAAGACTACATTATCAATATTGTCTAAGGCTTATAAATGGCTTGGCAAGTTCTCCTGGTATGACCAGGCTGTTTGCATTTAGAACAGTTTCGTGTTTGAGAAAAACCGCGGTTCACTCCCTCTACAGGAACAGTACAGCTCTGCTGCAAAACATCTTGATCTGCACCTGTGTCAGAAAGAAATTATATTTCAATAcatacaaataattattcatacaAACTGGGTTTGATGTCAAGAAGGACTTTTATGGAGGGTTTTCTACTGATTCCATTCAGTATAGAATATTTCTGAAGATAACTTTTGTAGTAAAAAGGTAACTAATGGAATACTCAGCAAAAGTATGGGTCATAAATGGTGGGAATCTCTATTTCAGTTGACAGGACTAGGGAACAAGAGCATTATAAAACTACATCACATTACATAAACAACAAGCAAATTGTGCTATCACTTATAGTACATACTTGCAGGGATGAGCGTGTTTCTTTTTTGAGCTCTGGCTTCATAGTTCTTGACTGCTGTGCCTTTATTTACTCGATCAGTAAACCCTGCACATAGAGGCTTTGGTACCTTGGCAGAATATCTTTCAGCCACTTCTTTCAGTGTACCTTTTCGCAATCTAAATAGCAGATTCTTCATACTTTCAACGTAACCTAAGTAAACAAACACAgacataaattataataatatctATTATTTCCATTACTGTTATTTTCTGCAAGAAGTCAGTGGTTCCAGTCTGGAGTGTAGTGTACTTACAATGTATGGCTTTGTCTTCAGCtgccatattattattattattattattattattattattattattattattattatttattattgataCAACTGGAAAAAGGTTTGTCCAGTCATAGATTTCATTGTTGAGAAATGGACTGTCATGAAGCAAAATGCTACATTTGCTGATGAACATGTATATGAAAAATTGAACTTCtcttgatttgcattaactCTACCTGTTGAATGAAACATTGACTTGTTAGTTTCTGTTTGTTAGCTTATTTATACACACTACTTTTAATCAAGAAACTGAAGGGAAATGGCACTGTGCCATCCATCTAATATCTAGTGGACTTACCATAAGTTGGTGGAGAAGCCACTTCTCAGACAACCTCCTCACCTAGTTTGAAATTTGGGTATGTCACTCTATAATATTTCTCTCCCTTCTTAGATAGCTGTGTGTCCCTTTTCACGTTCTCGTTAAAGTGAAGGCTTGCAAGGATATGCCTAAAAATAAAGGACAATaagtaaaaattcaaatgcaaaGATATTGGAGCTGCAATGTTGAGTtatcaagaatattattggaTAACCTAGTGCTTGAATAAATTGCATGAGAGATACATGAAGAAACTTCATGCTCCATACCATTACCTGCAAAAAGTTCCACACCAAGAGAACCCAATCATCTTTGGGTGCCAGTGGTTAAGGGTTGCATGGAAACCCTCCAAGCAGCTGGTTTGGGCATCCGGGGACAGCTTTTTTATATCCCCTAACAGGAGTTTACTGGTGAGTATGCTTTTAACTTTATCATATGCAGCcgtacctgaaaaaaaaataaccatgACAAAACTTGGTGAAATGAATGGCAAATGTAATGAGTCCGGCAGACACAAATCCAAATATTAGCTAATGCtgtacagaaactctgaaaactGGGTTCCTTTTTGTTTTGGACCCTTTTTGTGATGAAACAATGATAAAAACAGTTAGCCACAACTTTATTGTAAGAAttatttttggtaatcaaggaTATGTGGTACAGTGcgatattaaattattattattattattatcattattattcttattattattattattattataacacgTTAAACAGTTCTTCCCAGCTGTCAGCTCAATTCTGGTTCGATGAAAATCACTCCTGAAATCCTCACCAATTTTTATCCACTTCCGTGGTTGAAGCTCCTCATGACAGCAGTCCTTGTACAGAGGGTCGGGGTGGTCTGTGTGTCTGTTTGCGACATGTCGCATAAATGAATGCCATTTTGCGAGGATCAAGTTACCAAAACCTACATAAGAAAAACAACGAAAATGCTAATGTGAACTCAAAAACTAAGGCATTGATCCCCTCACATCAAGTTTTAAATGAAACTATCTCAAGCAAAAAGCTTAAATGAAAAAGTCTCAAAACCATAAATCATTGATTGTATCATTATAATATTCACATAGTCATAATGCAAAGCCCATTTTCCTTGTAATTACTCTAAAACAGTGTGGACCTTTGTGTCAGAATATAAGGTTGACTTATTCAGGAAGTACACAAAACCTGGTTTGGTGGATGTGGCACTCCAATACAAATGACGACGGATCCCTTTCATCCACTGACTGATAACCTCACAGCCTTTTTCTTTACTTGCTGAAAGAAGCTTCTTGGTAATAGACCGTGCCACATGCCAAATATCGTAATAATGTGTGGTTTTCCTGCAGGTCTCCCTAATCCATTTGGCAATTCCCCTGTGACGGTCTGAGATAAATACACTGATAGACAATCCCAGCTGTTCTAAGAAGCAAAAGCATCTCTTGGCTCCCTCCAATTCAGTTTGCTGGCTTCCACTTGTTTCATTAGACTATAGCAAAAATGATACCAGATTTAATGAGAATATTCTATATTTAttccacaataattattattggccCTTGAGAAGGAATTGGTGATGTGCATTGAAGAGTATTTGTGcataaaaagtagaatttgcatgaaagaaatccaaaaattTCATTAATGTTGTGCACAGCATTGTGTAAACACCAAATTTTGCAGAATGGCCCATGGAATCAAATCGACCATCACCAGACCAGACAACATCCTTCATGTTTTTCAAGGTACTGACGAGGCCAGCTCTGTATTCCTCCCAATGGTAGATGACAGTTGGGAAAATAAAAGTGCGCTGATGAGTAAAGAATGTTCTTGAAGAGTAGGCACACAGTCCCAAGTGGCGGAAGACTAGCAAAACTTTGCTTATGGAGGCACCTGCCATAAGCACAGCAAAGCTCAAAAGCATGTTGCCAGCAGGGTATTTGCCTTGGGGCATGACGCTTTGGGAATTCCACACATATCCCTTGCATTTTCGGCAGTGCTGTTTGACAGTCACCATTGTaccattttgtttcatttcaacTTCTGGCTTGTCTGCCTTGCAGTTGAAAcagaacaaaatgaaaattttcatcACCATCTCATGAAACACTATAAATTTTGGCTGGTTATACTTGTAGCCTGGGCAATCTTGGTCAACTCTGAAAAAGAAATTAGATGATCAATACCTGACTACAATGTATGACATGAAtgcaaactgaaattaacatgtctgccaattaaaaaacaaaacaaaaatcaaaacagTGCAGTAGGAAAGGTGTCCTTGGACGCATCAAGAGATTCACCGAAGTTGCTCCCACTTCTCCAAAAGGTAAAGTGATGAAACACATATTcagggttcgtacactttttGTGCCCTAAAATTCAATTACTTTTCCAGGATCATGCATGGCAAAATCCATGACTACTTGAATATATGTATGCAATCCACAATATGAAATGAGACAGGTTCCATTTGTGTTTGCCAAAATttgagacaggaattttattttgtttttgcatagAGCTAATTTTCCAGGATTTTTCATGACTTGTCTTCAATTTCCAGGATTGCCAGACCTAGATTTTACAAGATTAGAATTGCATGACTTGCCAGGATTTCCATGACCTGTGCGAACCCGGCATCTAGACTGACAATGACCGATGCTGAATTTCAGACTAAAAGCCTGTTGGATTGGAAGCGAAAACATAGCTTCTTTGAGTTCTATGCTAAAAGAAAAACACTCTTACTTGATATCATGATTGTGGTCTCTCTCGTTATCCCCATCTTCCTCAGTGCTGTAGGCCTCTTCGTCCATACTTCTTTCACCTTCAGTCCAATCGTCATCATCGTCCTCTGTTTCTGTACCTGTACTGGACCATGTGTAATAGTGTGCAGAACATGATGTGGATTTAGGTGCAGTTTCACAGGGAATGATATCTGGATCCTCATTAGGTAAATCTCCTTCACCATCAGTCATTATTTCCTGATGTGCTAAATGCTAGAGAAAGACAATAAAGGTCACCAGGCAAGAATTTATTTTCAGAACCTTATAAAGTTACCAGTATGAGTAAGGAATACAATGTAACATTGTGCTCTACTGTCATGTTGTTTAATCATTTGATCAACcactaataaaaaaaataatgtaaaacaaacaaaaatttgatcTTATGTATTTTTTTGATCTTATGTATTTTTGGAGTGAACAAAGTGGTACATCAATGATTGTGTTCAACAAGATGCCAAAACGCCAACACCATGAGCCAAGACTAATAAATAAAAAGCATTCGAGATTTTGTTCTATATAGGCACTATTTCATTCACTGATTAGCAAATGCAGCCCCTCCACCATAAATAAGACCTCAAAACAAATGTGTGTGTTGCGGTTCAAATTTTTCgtggtttaaggacggtgcctatgaaaggtatttttgccccagtttctgattatgcaggaaaggtagatcttcccaactgttattgaaatccaaaatgaaaTTTGGGGTTAAttacgaatttttcaaagataattcctgaataatatttgtataaagctctaaaatacaaagcaatgtatatggcgtcctttctcaaattgaaggtCAATTATCTCTAAATTATACATGTTTACCCCCAATTAGGCACCATcgttaaaaattttcaaattttaatttttctttgtctaatttTCAATTATCATGATCTGAAGCAAAGGGAACgtaaattgaactggtttaaaaaaatttcaacaggGAAATTTTTGAAGCACAACATAGGCACCTAGAATAGGTTCACTCACAATTTCAAGTTCCTTTATGCTGTCCTTCACACTTGTGACTTTCTTCTTCAACcttttgttggctttctgcAAGTTTTGCCACTTACTTTTGTAGCTACAACCTTTACAGCTCAGCAGAAGATCTGGCCTACCAAGTGGTGTTTCTGACAAGGAAAGGACCTCATTGCTTTTTGACAAGTTTCTGAAATTGGCGGTTTCATAAGGGGTTGATACATTGAGTACTTCACCAGTAGCAGATGGACCAGCTGTAATGATGGTATCAGGAGAAGAGGATTGAACAACGGCGAGATCTTCACCAGAAGCAGATGGATTTCCTGTATCAATGGCATTAGCAACAGCGGATGCAGTTGCATCGAGTCCTCCAGTAGAGACGCTCACATCAGGTGCTTGCTGCGAAatcctctttttcttcttagGGATGTTCACCTCGGAGAGGGCATCGCGCTTTAGCTGAAATGTTGTAACATTAAATCGTAAGCTAGTGTTCCCCTGTTTCTTGGAATCATTCATTTTCCATGTTAATTTTAATATTAGTGAAACACAAAACAGCGAATGCCATGGACAAATTTGAGGTGAcgagaaaagcaaaacaatattACATAATACACATGTAGGACAAGAGAACTTCTCTTGTGTAGGTTTCTTATTTATATGGACATGTTACTCTGCCAGAAAAAAGGTTTTCGGAATATTAATAAAACAGAATAAACCATATCAAGCGCTCGGATTTCTCGCATCCTTCTGTCAGTCCGGAAATTAATCGATCGAAGCTTCACTTCATGTCGTGGTTGGAATTTCATAGTACATGTAAGGAAAAAAGCTAGTTTCTTTTTCCAACGAGAATTAAGATCAAGGAAACTTAACATTTGTCGACACGGTAAAATGGGACAGTGATATAGAGTGGACGTTTTTTTTAAGCGTACATGCTGCCTGACTTCTCATGATATGCTATAAAATTACCTGTCTTTTTTGTCGCTCATTGGGTATCTGTGGTCCTAAAGGGATAACGGTATCCCTCGTAGGTACAGCGTTCCTTTTCAGGTACGACCTCCTCTTCGTTCCCCCACTTTCCTCGATGCTATTAAGGACCAAGCGGTTATGCTCGTAGCAAGAATCTTCAAAGTGAGATTCGCAGAGTGACGCGTACTTTGAGGTAGGATCTTTGAAATCTGGTCGGTGTCTTCAAACAAACTTCACCCATTTGGACCTGAGAGTTTGATCCGATGGAAACTGATGCATACGCGTTCCTTTTTGATACCTGTTCGTGCAGCTCTGACCGTTAGGAGCACCGGCAACGCAATATCGGCCTCCTCTACTTTTTGCTTTCCCAAAGTCATCCATGTTGGCTTGTTTGCTTCTTTGCACCCAACATTACGTCACAAGCTATTGTCACGTGGTATTTTGACCGCGCGATTTGAATGCCATTTTTTGTGGCAAAATACCCTAACTTTGAGCGCTTGAGAAATCGTCAATTTTTATCGTAGACACCTCAAACTTTGCGATTGTGCATTTCAAATATTAAATTATCCGTCAATGGAAAAATTTTTTtcgcttcataggcactttaagggCTTCCGTACAAGCCAAATTGAATTTAGTTTGGCACAACTTTAGCACGGCATTTGAAAGGTGCCTGAGACTTACATAAACCATGGATTATCACTGGTATAAATGGTCACCTTTCGCTTTCCTGGCTTGTATAAGCCAAGGTTTTTAGATGGTCTTCTTACACAAGCTTGTAATTTAAAGCCCTTTGCGAACTAATACAGGCAATGcgggggtttaaaaacacgaggcataGCCAAGTGATTttagacccaataaaacacCTGCTGCGAGATTTTTGAATGGCTTAAAAAAcgttccacaaagagcgtgtccctctggactcaaaacaatggttcaaattgtgaggtgaatattagcatgcaagaaaaacaagctatgccttattagtattctttacaaaaagaatactaacgaggagtgttttatcaggatataaagctcatacacatGACGTGTTATCGgcgttttgataggctgttaggctcatgaattatttatGAATTTACTGAAAATTCCATAATAAAGCAAAAGACATAAAAatctttaatttcattttatcttcactttCGAGGGATTAAACAGTGATACTCTGGACAAAATAACACCTATGTGTCATTGCTTCTGTCCCgatatttataaataacacagCTCGAGTCTAAGGCCATTTTCGATTGTGCAGACAGATTTTTTGTAAACTTAACCCtcaaaaaatatgaaaacagaAACGGGGAAGCTTTTCTGTTATTCCATTTAATTGACGTTCTTAAAATTGACAACCACCTtgaaaaaagtcaaataaaatatattgCAACGTCTATTTTGGGAATGAACTTGAGGTTCGAATTCGATTCTGACCCATGGTCAAACATAAACTCGAGCTAAAATTTCAAAGGATGTTAGTTCACACTGACACAATATAAATGGATAGTTGAATAAGCTGCATCAGTAATAGGCTGTGGTAATCCTTCTCGAATGCAGCAAATCTTATTGTCAAAAAATGAGTAAAAGTGATCAGCTAATTCGGCGTCACAGCATGCTGAAGGGTAGTGCAGTTCAGCTTTCTTATGAAGAAGATTGTTTATAGCTTGAAAGAGGACTTGCTGGTTTCCATGGTTATCCTCAATCTCGCTTACTGGGTGTAACAGTTGACGATAAACTTTCCTGGGTGCCGCATATTTCCGATCTCAAGAAGACTTTCGCAAAGAACCTAGACCTAATTAGGAGGTCGAGGTTTTTACCAAAGGTTGtttttattaacttttatttcaaagtcaTATTGCCATTAGTAACTTACGGCCTCGTTCTGTGGGGTCGtgctttaaggtggctccctacgGTTTTTTGACCGGGCGCGAACTGGTTACGACATCGCACCATGGCGCGAGCTTTAAAAATTCTACGCGAAAGTCGCGCGCGATAAACCGCAATGAATTGTCAACAAACATAGCGTCCaaatttgcgaaaaaaaatCTGTCTGGAATAAGCAAGGATGTAACTCCCCCAGTTCGAACAGCGGTTCCTCCAACGACCTCGCGTTGCACGAATGGGcgctttggaaaaacgaaacagcaaaaaaacattGGCCCCATGAGAGATGGGTTAAAATCTTGGAGATCTCTCCGAGTGCTAAAAGGAAACTTGTCTTTGAAAGCGCCACGGATGAAAACGAGCCTCCTACCAAATATCAGACAAGAAGTTTATAGGTAAAGTACAATTCTTCAAGCATAGCTCTTGTTCACGCGGAAAGTATAAATCGAGTTCGGAAGTCAGTAAATCTAAATAGCACGTGATGAACTTCTTCATAGGCTGTCATGTTACAAGAAGAGTCTGTTCCACATGGAACCCGCCTTATTGATCTTGACGTCTTCCGTCAAAACATCAAAcagtgtcatttttgccatTCAGGTAACGTTAGAAGATGcagatgataataacaatacaCAACAAAATGGGGAAAAGCATGCTCTTTCCTCAACTTTTTACATTAGCTTCTTTTTTGAATTTATGAAGCTATAATCACCCTCCTACCAGTGACCGTAAATACAATTCCCCTCtcaaaaaataagacaaaatagAAATAAGACAACATTGTTTACAAGCATAAACATCTAAACATCGTCAGCAGCCCCAACAGGGATTTatgttattttaaattaaaggatgcccatttcatagttttttttttatgtctaaAAGTTGTTTGACAATACAGTATTATTCAAAGCTTTTGGTTTCACTATTTCTTCAGAATTATTTAGGTGGAGAAACTTACCTTTACACAGACCAAATGTAGTCATGGTGTAATGTATCTCTTATTATCCCACCACAAAAGTCCTATAGCTCAAAGCTAAGTTTTTTATTAACACACTTAGGTCCACTGTCATTTTGCAATGTGAAGAATGAGATTCGACATGGCCTAGCCAGTACATTCTTGATACCATGCTCATTTTGTGGCAAAACCAATGAGATTAAAACTTCTGGAGAACACAAAAGTGGCAAGCGTGGACCTGCAGCTTTTGATATAAAAAAAAGAGAGGCTTTGGGTTGTCTTCATGCTGGGATTGGGCAAACACACATCAACAATGTACTGTCAACTAGTAACATTCCAACTATCAATTCTTCCACATTTAAACAGAGAGAACGGGAAGTAGGTAAAACCATTGAAACTGTGGCCCAAGCAAGCTGTCAAGATTTACTAAGTAATGAGAGGGCACAAATACTTAATGATGGTTTCCAACCAGATGAGGAtaatttggtttcaattccttgCTCATTTGACATGGGCTGGCAGAAGAGGGGCAAAGGCCATAATTCACATACTGGTCATGCAGCAGTAATGAGCCTAACAACTGGTAAAGTTTTGGATTATACCACAAGAACCAAGACTTGCAGATTCTGTGACCAAGGCaaaaatagcaacaaaaaagtTAAAGTACATGATTGTCGCAAAAATCACAATGCTTCATCAAAGGCAATGGAGCCTGCCTCAGCTGTGGAGATGTTTAACAATGCCCCAAAACAAAAAGTGAAGTATGCATTTTATACTGGAGATGATGACTCCACAACTGAAGCTCACATTCGACAGAAAGTCTCCTATGGAGTTGAAAAGTTTAGTGACATAATACATATGAAAAGATCCTTAACAACACGTTTATATAATTTAAGTCATAACACCAAATTTGCCAACAGCTCCATGTTGTCGCAAAAGGTAATAAATTACCTGGTAAAGTGTTTTTCATATGGTGTTGCACAGAACAAAGGAAATGCTAAAGCAATCCAGAAAGccattaattgcattgttccCCATGCATTTGGCGACCATAAGAACTGTGACAATAAGTGGTGTAGATTCATGCAAGATCCAGCTTCGTAtaaacatcatgaccttccaTATGGGAAAGACTTGTTTGGAGACATATTCAGTGATTACTGTACTGATGCAGTGGCTGACAAAAGCGCCAAATTACTAGGTGTCACTTTCACTAATAATCTCACGTGGAATGATCACATTGGTCATACTATTAAGAAAGCATCTAAGCGTATGTTCTTCTTGGTGCAATTGAAAAGGGCTAAGGTATCAAGGCATGAATTAACTCTCTTTTACACAACTTGTATAAGTTCTGTACTGACGTATGCATCGCCTGTATTTTTTTATGCCCTGCCCATGTACCtgaaaaaagatcttgaacGTGTAGAGAAACGGGCACTTTCAATCATTTGCCCGGGGCTAGCCTATAGAGAGGCTCTAGAATTTTTACATATTGATTCTATTTTAGACTACATTGCTAACTTGTGTAAGAAGACCTTTTCTTCGATTGCCAATGATCCGGCCCATCGCTTGCACAGCATGCTTCCATTTTCAGGGCCGTCCCGCCATAATCTTCGCCTGAAAAGGCGGTTTGTGATTCCCAAATGCAGGACTGAACGCTTTAAGAACAGTTTTTTAGTACGATCATGCATTAATAATGAAACATAGTTCTTTGGAGGATTTTCTAATGTGAATGAGAACGAattttgtaatatatatatttaaaatagttttacgCTTATATtagttttaccaattttttATAGAGTACATCActataattttatatatttttcatattgtAAAAGCGCAATTCAGCTTTACAGCTGCAAGTCTTTTACtacaataaactatctatctctCTATCTCTAGCCCCTATGACAAATTCACAAAGGCATGAAGCTCTAAACAGTGTGGTTGGTTcgaaaaatccaaaaatcaGGTTCTATGGGGGAAGTGAAAGCAATGACTTTCGTGTCACGTGTGGCATTGCACAAACTAACCTAAGATATGGATATGTTAGCCAAACCCTTGAAGCACTCAATATCGAGCCAGGAAAATACTGTACAGAATATAACGACAGAATGACAACTAAAGTTCTTCAAGATAAAATCAGAAAATCCACGGTGGATTTTAAACACAGAAGATCTCAACTTAACTCTCAAAAGTGTTCACAGACAGCCAGGAAAGAAGCCCGAGAGGGCAAAACTTATGAAACAGGTATTGGCCTAAATCTTGAGTTGACATCTATCGTGTCCTCTCCTATTACCGATTGTCAAGCACGTGTAATGGCAATGCCACATAACCACTTTAAAGAAATTGAGGACTTTGCCCCAAGGATTACCCTTAGGCCTGTTGCAAAAGAagtgaaatacgaaaatagCATTTTCTATAACTTCTTAATTTTTGACACCGAAACAAATGCAACAGGTAAATCTGCGGAAATCTGCCAATTATCAGTAACTGACAAATCTGCTTCACACAAGTTCTCAGCCTACATCATGCCCACACAGGACATCGATTTGCATGCCTCAAAAGttaataaactaaaaataattaCGATCAATGGAGAGCGTAAAATGTACAAGGATGACAAAGTTGTAAGAGCTATACCATTTGATATTGCGAttgctcaatttttttttttttctctcacaGTCCATAAGCATAGCCAAGAACAGCACAAACAAACAAGTACGCACGGTTCTCATTGGACACAATGCCTTCACGTTCGACACTCCAATTCTTTTAAGAAATGCTGGAAATGAATTCTCTTCTGAGCTGCAATCTAAGGATGTCTGGTTTGCTGATTCTCTCTCACTGTTCAAAAACCTCATTAAAAGTCAACTTCCTGCTTTACGGAACGACGATGGCACATTTCCGAAGACTAATCAGTCCT
Encoded here:
- the LOC137967773 gene encoding uncharacterized protein, translating into MKGIRRHLYWSATSTKPGFGNLILAKWHSFMRHVANRHTDHPDPLYKDCCHEELQPRKWIKIGTAAYDKVKSILTSKLLLGDIKKLSPDAQTSCLEGFHATLNHWHPKMIGFSWCGTFCRHILASLHFNENVKRDTQLSKKGEKYYRVTYPNFKLGEEVV
- the LOC137968721 gene encoding uncharacterized protein; protein product: MTDGEGDLPNEDPDIIPCETAPKSTSCSAHYYTWSSTGTETEDDDDDWTEGERSMDEEAYSTEEDGDNERDHNHDIKVDQDCPGYKYNQPKFIVFHEMVMKIFILFCFNCKADKPEVEMKQNGTMVTVKQHCRKCKGYVWNSQSVMPQGKYPAGNMLLSFAVLMAGASISKVLLVFRHLGLCAYSSRTFFTHQRTFIFPTVIYHWEEYRAGLVSTLKNMKDVVWSGDGRFDSMGHSAKFGVYTMLCTTLMKFLDFFHANSTFYAQILFNAHHQFLLKGQ